A genomic segment from Vanacampus margaritifer isolate UIUO_Vmar chromosome 3, RoL_Vmar_1.0, whole genome shotgun sequence encodes:
- the LOC144048672 gene encoding uncharacterized protein LOC144048672, with product MRNIQNYILASLSVCTIYFVYVHIYCSHKLRKTNALCCERLPKFSYLFLKYLIKALTWRKGCLYKPRTYKKCDVFYTVYNCRLDKVFLRRFCSAAGYGWDYPDSEYRDIPQCFPEVLCRTLLLMTITDHNFRLSPVGLVCVRQSIKTHQPVDELKKGPFSLQVEVLVYRTVDVGVEVDVLLSATSRTKSLVWESILTLLSKNKYQQASNANESRKDEAVLPDVKRVDLTVPLSAGPPCAWSFLDYWFLFLPASLFGFKLRPVSNLWMLSVCLAEIEKHNSAGVITSPLNIMVQFKEYLLAPSKVTLSFWRCQSSAEDLGFQMQQHRSSKIHLMGTICRT from the exons atgagaaacattcaaaattacattttggctTCGCTATCTGTATGCACTATATATTTCGTTTATGTGCACATCTACTGTTCTCATAAATTACGGAAAACAAATGCACTCTGCTGCGAGAGACTTCCAAAGTTTTCGTATTTGTTCCTCAAATATCTGATCAAAGCTCTCACTTGGAGAAAGGGCTGCTTGTACAAGCCCCGCACATATAAGAAATGCGACGTATTTTACACGGTCTACAACTGCAG GCTGGACAAGGTGTTTTTGAGGAGGTTTTGCAGTGCTGCGGGTTATGGTTGGGACTACCCAGACAGTGAATACAGAGACATCCCGCAGTGCTTCCCTGAGGTTCTGTGCAGAACTCTCCTTCTTATGACCATTACTGATCACAACTTCCGGTTGAGCCCAGTTG GTCTGGTTTGTGTGCGCCAGAGCATTAAAACACATCAGCCAGTTGATGAATTGAAGAAAGGTCCCTTCTCATTACAAGTTGAAGTCCTCGTGTACAGAACTGTGGATGTCGGTGTGGAGGTGGATGTCTTGCTGTCTGCCACTTCCCGTACCAAGAGTCTGGTGTGGGAGAGCATCCTAACACTGCTGTCCAAGAACAAGTACCAACAAGCCAGCAACGCAAATGAGA GTCGAAAGGATGAAGCCGTGCTCCCAGATGTGAAACGAGTGGATCTCACAGTGCCGCTGAGTGCTGGTCCGCCTTGTGCCTGGTCCTTCTTGGACTATTGGTTCCTCTTTCTGCCAGCCAGTCTGTTCGGCTTCAAGTTGCGGCCCGTCTCAAATCTGTGGATGTTGTCTGTCTGCCTGGCTGAAATAGAGAAGCACAATA GCGCTGGAGTCATCACATCTCCACTTAACATCATGGTCCAGTTTAAGGAGTATTTGTTGGCACCGAGCAAAGTGACACTGTCATTTTGGAGATGCCAGTCATCTGCCGAAGACCTTGGCTTCCAAATGCAGCAACACAGAAGCAGCAAGATTCACTTGATGGGAACGATATGTAGGACCTGA